In Citrus sinensis cultivar Valencia sweet orange chromosome 4, DVS_A1.0, whole genome shotgun sequence, one DNA window encodes the following:
- the LOC102625084 gene encoding uncharacterized protein LOC102625084: protein MEESSNGKLGEIQKMETQDRYREVSGEFKTEVEAGSARATLVTLNPEPVTETHNRDDSYEADSNECRTDQKVDSREMEEKIVKDSNVDSVEPEVHSPFEKLIEGVEVPVEQEEALDDVAVLESTVIEDNLSLSSVETNRDSKVIEEVIVPCSDANGCSSQGETKVVSNTIEEIPIASSDEGMVQIECPSPADDCEVPPATVDVVPKAIDNTNLPALEKNPEESSATADLESKEKVDEPLKEAANAGSADNEPEIPASTENQPVTPLSQRSIQPTSWRSCCGLLQILHRSDR, encoded by the exons ATGGAAGAATCTTCAAACGGGAAACTGGGGGAGATCCAGAAAATGGAAACACAAGATAGGTATAGAGAAGTTTCTGGAGAGTTCAAAACTGAGGTTGAGGCTGGTTCTGCAAGAGCGACTTTGGTGACTTTGAATCCTGAGCCTGTGACTGAAACTCATAACAGAGATGATTCGTATGAGGCAGATTCTAATGAGTGCAGAACTGATCAGAAGGTGGATTCAAGGGAAATGGAGGAGAAAATTGTTAAAGACTCGAATGTTGATTCAGTTGAGCCTGAGGTTCATTCTCCATTTGAAAAGTTGATTGAAGGTGTAGAGGTACCTGTCGAGCAAGAAGAGGCTCTAGATGATGTTGCTGTATTGGAATCCACTGTAATTGAAGATAACCTATCGCTGTCTTCAGTTGAAACAAATAGGGATTCCAAGGTCATTGAGGAAGTAATTGTGCCTTGTTCGGATGCTAATGGTTGTTCTTCTCAAGGTGAGACAAAGGTGGTTTCCAATACAATAGAAGAAATACCAATAGCTTCATCTGATGAGGGGATGGTACAAATAGAGTGTCCTTCTCCTGCTGACGATTGTGAAGTTCCTCCGGCTACAGTTGATGTGGTGCCAAAGGCAATTGACAATACGAATCTGCCAGCCTTGGAAAAGAATCCTGAAGAGTCATCAGCTACTGCTGATTTGGAATCAAAGGAAAAGGTTGACGAACCATTGAAGGAAGCTGCAAACGCTGGCTCTGCTGACAACGAGCCTGAGATTCCTGCAAGCACTGAAAATCAG CCTGTTACACCTTTGAGTCAGCGCAGCATACAACCAACGTCATGGAGAAGCTGCTGTGGACTTCTTCAGATTCTGCATCGCTCTGACAGATAA
- the LOC102625554 gene encoding peroxisomal and mitochondrial division factor 2-like, giving the protein MAESTAVAINGVDDQTTEDFFDPDQDGSNNKVTELTKKVESLELENKEMKGTIKKLTIEIEGSEEDKRILESVAARAEELEIEVSRLQHDLVTSMSEGDELGAEVAELKRVLGEKGVKLEELEREVDGLKKEKVESEKKVRELERNVGLLEVREMEEKSKRVRVEEEMREKLDEKDREISGFKKKVDDLESELGNCKSEKNSAEQTVKEMEERILLWQKEIEEAEKVIAGLKDKTLDGVNGTARAVKLNGDGEEEDSRLNWQLPLAAVTAAAVVCVCYARCR; this is encoded by the coding sequence ATGGCGGAGTCAACAGCAGTGGCGATCAATGGCGTCGACGATCAGACGACGGAGGACTTCTTCGATCCGGATCAAGACGGCAGCAACAACAAAGTAACGGAACTAACTAAAAAGGTGGAATCTTTAGAGTTGGAGAACAAGGAAATGAAGGGCACAATCAAGAAACTTACAATCGAGATTGAAGGATCAGAGGAAGATAAAAGGATTCTTGAGTCGGTTGCGGCTCGAGCCGAAGAATTGGAGATTGAGGTTTCACGGCTGCAGCATGACTTGGTGACTTCGATGAGTGAAGGTGATGAATTGGGTGCTGAGGTGGCTGAGTTGAAGAGGGTTTTGGGCGAAAAAGGAGTGAAATTGGAGGAACTAGAGAGGGAAGTTGATGGgttgaagaaagagaaagttGAGAGTGAGAAGAAAGTTAGGGAATTGGAGAGGAATGTTGGCTTGTTGGAAGTGAGGGAGATGGAGGAGAAGAGTAAAAGGGTGAGGGTTGAGGAGGAAATGAGGGAGAAACTTGATGAGAAAGATAGAGAAATTTCTGGGTTTAAGAAGAAAGTTGATGATTTGGAGTCTGAATTGGGTAACTGTAAGTCTGAGAAGAACTCTGCGGAGCAAACGGTGAAGGAGATGGAAGAGAGGATTTTGCTTTGGCAGAAGGAGATTGAGGAGGCTGAGAAGGTGATTGCTGGATTGAAAGACAAGACTTTGGATGGGGTGAATGGGACTGCGAGGGCTGTTAAGCTAAATGGTGACGGCGAGGAAGAGGACAGTAGGTTGAACTGGCAGTTGCCACTTGCGGCTGTTACTGCCGCTGCTGTGGTTTGTGTTTGCTATGCTAGGTGCAGGTGA